The nucleotide window CAGAAGTTGAGAAAATATTACACACTTGGATCAATGCTTCCATGTGGGAAGCTCACAAGTAAAGTCATGCAGAAGGCAAATACAAAAGTTGATAGTAATTCCATGCGCAAACACAGCCACTCAATGGCAGAAAGACTGCAGAAGAAGGGGCGAGCAAAACAATCAAGAAGATATAAATTCCTTTTCATGAACCGCTTTTCTTGCCCAAAGCCTCTAATTGTAGCTGCTCCAGCAATTGACTCCCCAAAAAGATGGATGATTGGAGATTTTTGGATGCTGACTATGCGAACAAGTTCACGTGATGAAGCCATGTAGTATTTCTGCATTCAAGCACCAAAGTTAAAAACTGATATAAGTGCAACCATAAGTTTCGAAATATACTTCAAAATTCCATCACATGGAGGCCCTTAATACGTGTTAATTGAGTATGATGATGCATAACCCTCAAAAACCAACTCCAACCATCATTGCTCCTCTCTAACACTCAAGTAGATTCCTTTCAGaatattaaatttaatttaagtAGAAAATCAATCTCTCTACTTTTACATTTAATTAACTTATATTTACTGGACTATTATATTTAAGAGTTAATTAAAGTTTTAATTTACACTTGACATTCATTAAATTATAATTACTACACTCCGTGGGTCACCAAGCTGATGTGGATAAAGGAACTGTGTAAATGGCATCCAGAGGGTCTCCAATTGAAGGGCATTCTAGATCAGCAATGTGATGCCTCTACAAGCCGGATATTCTGATCATTCAACAACCATACTTTTTTTTGGAGGGTGGGGGGGAGTGATAATTCAGTGTATTATTGCTCTCATGAAATTGACAACTATAACGAGGAAGTGCAAAAGAGTGAATCAGTTGGTCATGCCAGTGCCATTTTCCTGAGCTTCACAAATTACAAAAGATCATACTAGGTCCAAATTAATTAACATGAATGGAAGCAGCACATCAGAGAAATAGAAGTTCAGAACTACTTTAAAATAGATCAGCAACTTCTGAACTAGAAAGTCAATGTGTCTATTTGTATGTAGATATCCATAGTGGGATCATATAAAGCGGatgttattattttatatttaacaATTAATGAATTACTCCTAAGGATTCTAGCGATACTGCACCTATTCTCCAAATTCAGAACTTCTTAGACTTGCAAGTTTGCAGTTAACGGATttaggtcaaaattttattgtcaGGGCCTCAGGGGAAGAAAAAGACATTACCTGCATCCACAAGCATGCAATGGCCAAAGGGACAACTAAAAGCAAGACTTGCCAGGTTACTTTTGTCATTACACCAACTATGCCGAGAAGTTGTATTGTTGTTGCTGCAAATCCACCAAGTCTGAAAGGAATATCAAGATCCACAACACTTTGATCTACAGACACCTGGTATTTCATAAATATACGTGAAGGTAGATACTGTGAAAGAAAGGGGAAACAGAGGCATTGTTCCATGTCATGTTCtaatcttctaagggtttctatGTAGAAGAGTTTTACTTTCAAATGACAGCAGAATACTTACACGATTCAAGATCCGTCCGGCTGGGGTAGAGTCGAAGAAAGACATTGGTCCACAAAAGACACTTCTGAGCATCTTTGTGAACAACTTTTGTGCTGCTTCTAGACCAAATGTGGCTACCAGAACAGCCCTAACAAATACACACCATGAGCTCCCAAAAGCAAGGGCCATATAAACCACAAGAAGGACCGTATTACTAGTTTTAGGATTGTCGCCCTTAGTTTGTGGATTTGCCCAAGCCATCCACCAGCTGCTGGCTATTTGAAGCACTTGAAATAACGTTTGCGCAAGGATAATGGGCGGTACCAATAAACCTTTATATGCCGCCGCCATGTATGACAAGTACACCTTCATGCTAACTTTTCCCCTTTCGCGTTCCTCTTCCTGAACAAGCTGCTTTTTCCTTGGgcgttttgctttctttttttccttaatagCTTTCTGGTCTGATAGTGATCCATTTTCCACTACATCCTTTGCTAAGTCGCTCATATTATTTGCAGTTGAATCACATTTTTTACTAAACATTATAGAACCAGAAAGAGGAACATTCCTATCTAGTTCATCAGATGAGTGTACAGAAATATCCAGAGCTTCAATTGCTTCGTGATGAGCTGAAACTAATTTGTTGAAATCAGTCCCAGCTTGCAAAAGATCTTCATATTTTCCAGCCTGTATGATATGACCTTCCTTAAGGACCTGCAGAAATGGAGGTTCAACATATTTATTAGAATGATTTGAAACCATAAACCTTGGCAGATATGTTCCTTGCTTAGAAACATTGTCCAATAATCCACCTCTTTTGATATGATTAAACTGAATGAAATATATCAGAAGCAACATAATACAGTTCAAGCATGACAAGAAGCTCATGCACACAAGTCAACCAGTACACATGTTGTCAGTTAACTAAATCTCAACACCACTGGGTTCACAAGGATATATGTTATCAGCATTTAAATAAGAATTAGGTAAATGTCTACTTTGAATGAGCAGAAACATAAAAAACGCATGTTTCAATTCAAATGCCATCCAAGAAGTTATTTCCACATGGAATGTCTTGATAGTGAGTTAATGAAAAGACCAGAAATTTCACCCCTTAGCATCAGATTCTATGAAATGAAGACACTGCAATCAGGACATTATTACTATTAGCCTAAGCAATTATATTTATCAATCTTCTGAGAGAGTTGAAGAAAGGATCATATGCCCCCTTGCATTGAGGCAACAATAAAGTAAATGCACAAGTAATGTTCTCTTAAATTACTAAGCATTGTGAACATTTCAACCTTTGAGATTTAACAcaatcaatttttgtttttcttttcatccGACATTTCAGAAAGAGAAATTGACAGAAGTTAAATTGAGCACATGatgtcaacaacaacaacaaacttagccatatcccaacttaatggggtggCTACAAGGATCCatataaaacaaaataggaaaagagtccaaacagaaaagggggaaggaagatatgaaaagatgagagatgagagtaagaggaaagaggcacagtctgcaagtcaggagaatctcagctaaatggggtcagtgATATGATGTCAATCTTCACAAAACCGTAACGGCACTTTAAAGTCCATAAAACAGAAAAAGTAAAATATAGAGAAAACATAAACACAATAATAAAGAAACAGAGTATTCCTTACCAATATCAGATCTGCAGCTGGCAGAAACTCAACTTGATGTGTCACAAAAACGACAGTCTTACTAGCCAATGCTGTCAATATGTACTCCTGCAACATCAAATTCCATGTTTagttaatataaaaaaattataatatattcATCACTTACGGTGTACCACAAGGAGAAAATATAAACGGTTCAGTGTGTGTCTACCTTAAATAATTCTGATCCTGTATGTGCATCAACTGCACTGAAAGGATCATCAAGCAAATAAATGTCTGCATCTTGGTAGAGTGCCCTCGCAAGCTGCACCCTTTGCTTTTGGCCCCCACTCAGATTAATGCCTCTATCACCAATGATGGTCTGGTCTCCATGCGATAAGAGCTCCAAATCCTTTTTCAATGAACAAGCGTGAAGGACATTCTTGTACCTGGCTTTATCCATAAGGCTGCCAAAAAGAATATTTTCTTCTATGTTTCCCGACTGTATCCAGGCTGACTGAGGGACATAAGCCACAGATCCACATATTCTAACCTAAATAACATCAGGAAACAAAAGTTCTACTCTTAATTCCCATGGGAAACTAAAAGACTTTCATAGAACTAGTAGAAACAAAACTTAGGAATGAGACTGCTATTTTTTATTAAGGAACTTACTTCGCCAGAGATTTTAGGTATCTCTCCAAGGATGCAAGAAAGGAAACTTGACTTTCCAGAACCAACCATGCCACAAACAGCCACACGCATCCCCTTCTCAACTCTCATCTGTATTCCTGATAATGTTGGCCTTAGGGAGGAAGGGTCCCAGCAAAATTCACCATCTTTAATCTCAATTGTGATGTTTGTGAGGCCCCTGGGGAGAACGGTAGTAGCATCTTCCTGCAATTCTTCCTCCTGCAAGAATCCAGAAATACGATCAAGAGACACCTTTGTTTGCGCCATCATCGAGACCAAGTCTGGGAAATTTCTTAGAGGCTCTTGGAGGATCCTGAAGGTCGCAAGAGCAGAAAGAACCCCTCCTGCTGTAAGCTGACCACCCAAGAGAATAGAAGTACCAAAAGTGACAACAGAAACGAAAATAGGGGAGCCCCAAAAGATGAATGTAATGAAAGCCTGGGAGTAGAGTGCTTTCCGAAGCCACTTAAATTCCACATGTCGCATCTCCTCCAGCTTCGCTTGGTATCTGTCCTCCCATGCTTGCAACTTGAGAATCCTCATGTTCCTCAGACACTCAGAGGTCTTCCTCATCCTTTCATCCTTGGCGGCCATCAAGTTGTCTTGATAATCTTCTTGCATTCTTGCAAGAGGAACAGTAACAACAATGGAGACAATAGTGGCAATTAGTGTTGCAACTGAGGCTATCCCTACATTCTTATACAGAATAGCTAGAGCAAGAATTATTTGCAGTGGGAGCATCCATATGTCATGGAGGTACCACGAGTAATCCCCTACTCTCTGCACATCAACAGCCATGTAATTTACAATCTCACCACTGCTGTGGCTCTGCCTAGCTCCACTCGAGAGCTTCAGTCCCTTCCGGTACACCATGGCCGTAAGAGCTGACCTCACATGCATGCCCAATATGTCTACTCCAAGGTACCATTGCCTGGTCGTAATAGTCTCCACCAGCTTCGCTGTGAAGAAGACTGCTGCCAGAACATAACCTTCATTATGGAATGTCTGAATTCCCCCCAGGTAGTCCACAAAGTAGGTGATAAGATAAGGACCCACATATGAAACAAGGGTATTCAAGCCAGCAAATACAGCATTACAGGCTGCCTCCTTCCAAAACGACTTCAAGATTGCCCAACCTAATGATGGTTGCTTAGAGGGATTCTCTTGCTTCAATTTCTCCCAGTTGGAGTTTAAAACCTTATAATTAGCCTTGGCTCGATCTTTCGGTGCCAGAAGAGGGATATCCCTGAGCTCAAGTGGCCTTTTTGCGCCCACAGACAGGAGAGGATTCAACCAAGAAAGTGTGATCAGGCTAAACAGCCTAGCATCGTTATAAGGGGTCACCTTAAGGCACcctgctgcttcttcttcttcttcaagcagCAATGGCTCTCGAAGACTCGGGTTTCTGTGAATCTGTATACCCGTGGAACCTCCAACAGCAACAAAACAGAGGAAAGCCAAGGCTGGAATTGCAGCAAAGTTAGCCACAACATGTGAATTCAAGAACTCAGAGCCGTGTATCCACAGCCCTTTACCATCAACATACAGAGTATACAAACAGAGGACAAAGGATACAAACCACCATGTCCTCAGTAAGAAAGGGAATTTCTCCAAAGCCTTGAATTTACAGGAAAAAGCCGAAAAGCTCAGTACGAACCAAGCTAAAGCTTGAGAAGCAGGCAAGTAAAGAAGGGACCAATCCCTGCTCGTCCCATTTCCTCTATCTCTAATCAAGCCAGTGCCATCAAACCCTAACACCACAACTTGCAGAAACAGAACATAAAAACAGCAGAAAACTGAAGCTTTGAAACCGGTACCAATCTCAACATTGTAGATTCCTTCTTCACTCTGACGACTAACAGGAATCGAATTGGCATTCGTTGGTTCCTCCTTTATGACACGAACCCGTGAGACACAAGCGACTATCCGCCTGACCGATgcgaagaagagaaagagaagaacaaaCGCTAAATGGATCAAAAGTGCTAGACGTTCCAAAGCGGACAAATGCTTAAAAGAGCTCACAAATGTATATATCGCCGGAGAAGAAAGCCCTCTGAGGATAAGACCGAGACCCATTACTGGAAGTGATCCGCCGGTGGTAAGGAAGACCGAAAACTACGAGTCGGTGCTGTTGTAGAACGTTTAAGCGAAGAGAACTGAATCCTCTGTATCTTCTGACGAGCATTTCACCATCTGGTGCAATCAAATTGTGcggaaaatggagaaaagacgCAGAGAGGAAACGAATGGTTACTTGGGAAGAGGATCTGTAGACACATTGCATATAGAAACAAAAACGACTTTCATCAACCAAAACAACACGAAAACCAAAAAgcgagagagaggaagaagaaggtgaatGAAATCCGGCGTTTCTATATTTCTCTACGTTATCTGAGCacagaacagaacagaacagaacGAGACAACAAGGGAGCTAAACTAAATTCTGAAACAGAACC belongs to Macadamia integrifolia cultivar HAES 741 unplaced genomic scaffold, SCU_Mint_v3 scaffold1497, whole genome shotgun sequence and includes:
- the LOC122063963 gene encoding ABC transporter C family member 5-like, coding for MGLGLILRGLSSPAIYTFVSSFKHLSALERLALLIHLAFVLLFLFFASVRRIVACVSRVRVIKEEPTNANSIPVSRQSEEGIYNVEIGTGFKASVFCCFYVLFLQVVVLGFDGTGLIRDRGNGTSRDWSLLYLPASQALAWFVLSFSAFSCKFKALEKFPFLLRTWWFVSFVLCLYTLYVDGKGLWIHGSEFLNSHVVANFAAIPALAFLCFVAVGGSTGIQIHRNPSLREPLLLEEEEEAAGCLKVTPYNDARLFSLITLSWLNPLLSVGAKRPLELRDIPLLAPKDRAKANYKVLNSNWEKLKQENPSKQPSLGWAILKSFWKEAACNAVFAGLNTLVSYVGPYLITYFVDYLGGIQTFHNEGYVLAAVFFTAKLVETITTRQWYLGVDILGMHVRSALTAMVYRKGLKLSSGARQSHSSGEIVNYMAVDVQRVGDYSWYLHDIWMLPLQIILALAILYKNVGIASVATLIATIVSIVVTVPLARMQEDYQDNLMAAKDERMRKTSECLRNMRILKLQAWEDRYQAKLEEMRHVEFKWLRKALYSQAFITFIFWGSPIFVSVVTFGTSILLGGQLTAGGVLSALATFRILQEPLRNFPDLVSMMAQTKVSLDRISGFLQEEELQEDATTVLPRGLTNITIEIKDGEFCWDPSSLRPTLSGIQMRVEKGMRVAVCGMVGSGKSSFLSCILGEIPKISGEVRICGSVAYVPQSAWIQSGNIEENILFGSLMDKARYKNVLHACSLKKDLELLSHGDQTIIGDRGINLSGGQKQRVQLARALYQDADIYLLDDPFSAVDAHTGSELFKEYILTALASKTVVFVTHQVEFLPAADLILVLKEGHIIQAGKYEDLLQAGTDFNKLVSAHHEAIEALDISVHSSDELDRNVPLSGSIMFSKKCDSTANNMSDLAKDVVENGSLSDQKAIKEKKKAKRPRKKQLVQEEERERGKVSMKVYLSYMAAAYKGLLVPPIILAQTLFQVLQIASSWWMAWANPQTKGDNPKTSNTVLLVVYMALAFGSSWCVFVRAVLVATFGLEAAQKLFTKMLRSVFCGPMSFFDSTPAGRILNRVSVDQSVVDLDIPFRLGGFAATTIQLLGIVGVMTKVTWQVLLLVVPLAIACLWMQKYYMASSRELVRIVSIQKSPIIHLFGESIAGAATIRGFGQEKRFMKRNLYLLDCFARPFFCSLSAIEWLCLRMELLSTFVFAFCMTLLVSFPHGSIDPSMAGLAVTYGLNLNARLSRWILSFCKLENKIISIERIHQYCQIPSEAPAIIEDSRPPSSWPENGAIELIDLKVRYKENLPVVLHGVTCTFPGGKKIGIVGRTGSGKSTLIQALFRLIEPESGRIIIDSIDISTIGLHDLRGRLSIIPQDPTLFEGTIRNNLDPLEEHSDHEIWQALDKSQLGDVIRQKEQKLDTPVLENGDNWSVGQRQLVSLGRALLKQARILVLDEATASVDSATDNLIQKIIRTEFNDCTVCTIAHRIPTVIDSDLVLVLSDGRVAEFNSPLRLLEDKSSMFLKLVSEYSSRSNGMSDFGI